Below is a genomic region from Myxococcus fulvus.
GTGGGGGCGCACTCAGCCGTTGCTTGTTTCTGGTGGGAGTACCTCTGGATTCTCGAACTAGAAATGCGGGGTGGCGGGGCTGAGGGGTATGGCGCATTCAGGTGGCTGTCGCTCGTTCTTGTCGGCCAACGATGATTTCGAGCGTGGATTGAAACTAGGAGCTGTTTGCTAAGAAACGGCGATTGGCTTGTAGCGCCCTGCTGGAGCGCCTTGCTCCGGCAGGGCGCTACAACCTTTCGGTGGTGGGCATCACATGCTTACGAGCGAAGACGTTGAGTCAGCGCGCCGGAACTTCCCGGAGCAAGATGCCGTCGAGTCCCAGTTCCCGCACGGCCTGGGCGAAGCGCTCGGTCCCGATGAGCATCGTCGCGAAGTTTCCGACTCGGAACAGGTCTACATCCGTTGGAATGGATTCTTCATCCAGCACCGGTGAGTCCGGCCGGGAGAGTGGGAGCCACCCACAGCTCGGGCACGGCGACGCAAAGTTGCGAGGAGCGCAGTCCACGTGCAGTCGGCCCTTGGGCTCGATTTGCAGTTCAAGATACTCGGGCGGAGCCCCCTGCCTCCAGCGGAGCTCGGTGCGATGTGCGGACAGTCCGCGCACGCCACTCGATTGAAGTTGCTCCAACGTGTCGTGGCGCAACAGGAGCAGGAAGTTTCCCTGCCAGGTGACGGGACCCAGGTCTCCACGAGCTGTGCCCGAAAGAGGCCCCAGGTGTGTTCCAGGTGGCAGCTCCGCGTGAGGCGGAGCCAGGGGGCGTACCAGCTCGCGAAGCTCGTTGAACGTCGCAACGGAGACCGGGGCTGGGCTGACGAACCGGGTTCGCTCCCGCAGCGAGGTGAGGTCGACACTCGGGTAGTGGTGACCTGATTCTCCCCATGTCTCTCCGCACTCGATGCACTCGATGGTGGGAAGGAACCAGGTGTGGGCGGCATTGAAGTCGCCTTTGTGTCGGGCGGTCGCCGCCCGATTCTCCCTCAGCTCAAAGAACCGCGTCATCCTCGGGATGTCCTTGGTCGGAGAGGGAATGGTAGGGGCGAATGGGGCCGCCGAGGAGCTGAAAACGGTAGATGAGCTCTCCCGCGTGCTTGAAGATCTGCTGCTTGCTCGGTCTGGGGTGGCGCTCCTGGAACTCGCGCCACGCATTGTTCCATTCACCCCCGCGGTCACCTCCCCTATGGATGCGCTGGTGCACGTCCCGGGGGATTGGCAGGGTGTAGTCGTGGATGTTGATGCCCCGCCCCTTGAACCACTCGGCCAGGTCCTTGGCCTGGGGGAAGATGTGATGTCGCTCGAACCGTCCCGCGGGAAGCTGATGGGATGGCGGAATGAGCTTCTCGGGAGCCCCATTCCAGTTGGGGAAGACCATGACGGCCCCGGGCGGGAGCTTCTGGCCGCTGCCCCAATTCCTCCTGGGGCCTGGCCCTGGCGCGCTGGACGCCACCGGAGGCCGAGCGGGAGGAAACCGCGCCGGTTCCACCTCGCCCGTGAAGTCCTCGCAGCGATAGAAGCCGCAATCGCCACTCATGCAGGTCAGGGTGACGCACCGGTCGTCCTCATGTGCAG
It encodes:
- a CDS encoding TIGR02269 family lipoprotein, with amino-acid sequence MRALHIIVLCWAGLLGWGCSTTGHVSHPLESEETAVECPAHEDDRCVTLTCMSGDCGFYRCEDFTGEVEPARFPPARPPVASSAPGPGPRRNWGSGQKLPPGAVMVFPNWNGAPEKLIPPSHQLPAGRFERHHIFPQAKDLAEWFKGRGINIHDYTLPIPRDVHQRIHRGGDRGGEWNNAWREFQERHPRPSKQQIFKHAGELIYRFQLLGGPIRPYHSLSDQGHPEDDAVL
- a CDS encoding double-CXXCG motif protein, which codes for MTRFFELRENRAATARHKGDFNAAHTWFLPTIECIECGETWGESGHHYPSVDLTSLRERTRFVSPAPVSVATFNELRELVRPLAPPHAELPPGTHLGPLSGTARGDLGPVTWQGNFLLLLRHDTLEQLQSSGVRGLSAHRTELRWRQGAPPEYLELQIEPKGRLHVDCAPRNFASPCPSCGWLPLSRPDSPVLDEESIPTDVDLFRVGNFATMLIGTERFAQAVRELGLDGILLREVPAR